A genome region from Cervus elaphus chromosome 18, mCerEla1.1, whole genome shotgun sequence includes the following:
- the LOC122673937 gene encoding GTPase IMAP family member 5-like, with amino-acid sequence MEGLQRSRYGTMAEGGIEHQGFEPSSSLRIILVGKTGSGRSATGNSILCQPVFESKLGAQSVTRKCQRATGMWNGRSILVVDTPPIFEAEAQGQEVYQNIGSCYLLSMPGPHVLLLVTQLGRFTKQDAVAVTRVKEVFGAGAERYMVVLFTHKEDLAGASLDEYVANTDNLRLRSLVRECGRRCSSRWGVAPVEKVTGTTWTRYGCRLQSKRKA; translated from the exons ATGGAAGGGCTTCAGAGGAGCAGATACGGAACCATGGCTGAAG gcgGGATAGAACATCAGGGCTTTGAACCCTCCTCCTCCTTGAGGATCATCCTGGTAGGGAAAACAGGCAGTGGGAGAAGTGCCACCGGGAACAGCATCCTCTGCCAGCCCGTGTTTGAGTCCAAGCTGGGGGCCCAGTCGGTGACCAGGAAGTGTCAGAGGGCAACAGGCATGTGGAATGGGAGGAGCATCCTGGTGGTGGACACGCCCCCCATCTTTGAGGCTGAGGCCCAGGGTCAAGAGGTGTACCAGAACATTGGATCCTGCTATCTGCTGTCAATGCCAGGGCCCCACGTGCTGCTGCTGGTGACCCAGCTGGGGCGCTTCACCAAGCAGGACGCGGTGGCTGTGACCAGGGTGAAGGAGGTCTTTGGGGCGGGAGCCGAGAGATACATGGTCGTCCTCTTCACCCACAAGGAGGACTTGGCGGGTGCATCCTTGGATGAGTACGTGGCAAACACAGACAACCTCAGGCTGAGGAGCCTGGTCCGGGAGTGTGGGCGGAG ATGCTCCAGCAGATGGGGGGTGGCGCCAGTGGAGAAGGTTACAGGCACTACCTGGACAAGGTACGGCTGCAGGTTGCAAAGCAAAAGGAAGGCCTGA
- the LOC122674450 gene encoding GTPase IMAP family member 5-like isoform X1 — MAGYQSLGHTYRNKMEGFQQGGRESCTTGEGGESLNPGSSSLRIILVGKTGSGRSATGNSILCQPVFESKLASQSVTRKCQRATGTWNGRSILVVDTPPIFEAEAKAQDQEVYENIGACYLLSVPGPHVLLLVTQLGRFTEQDVVAVTRVKEVFGAGAERYMVVLFTHKEDLDGGSLDEYVANTDNLRLRSLVQKCGRRYCAFNNRASGDEQREQLAQLMAVIEGLQREHQGAFLTNELFFDAQRLQRGGGGAHGEGQRCYLAKVQLQVAKQKQGLKEAKRNWAFKTVFRLKAWIAVNYELCVCIVWCSLLFLLILLIILYQL, encoded by the exons ATGGCTGGCTACCAGTCGCTTGGTCATACATATCGT AACAAAATGGAAGGGTTTCAGCAGGGTGGAAGAGAGAGCTGCACCACAG gtgaaggaggagagagcTTAAATCCAGGATCATCTTCGTTGAGGATCATCCTGGTAGGGAAAACAGGCAGTGGGAGAAGTGCCACCGGGAACAGCATCCTCTGCCAGCCCGTGTTTGAGTCCAAGCTGGCGTCCCAGTCGGTGACCAGGAAGTGTCAGAGGGCAACAGGCACGTGGAATGGGAGGAGCATCCTGGTGGTGGACACGCCCCCCATCTTTGAGgccgaggccaaggcccaggatcAAGAGGTGTATGAGAATATCGGAGCCTGTTACCTGCTGTCGGTGCCAGGGCCCCACGTGCTGCTGCTAGTGACCCAGCTGGGGCGCTTCACTGAACAGGATGTGGTGGCCGTCACCAGGGTGAAGGAGGTCTTTGGGGCGGGAGCCGAGAGATACATGGTCGTCCTCTTCACCCACAAGGAGGACTTAGATGGCGGATCCTTGGATGAGTACGTGGCAAACACAGACAACCTCAGGCTAAGGAGCCTGGTCCAGAAGTGTGGGCGGAGGTACTGCGCCTTCAACAACCGGGCCTCCGGGGACGAGCAGAGAGAGCAGCTGGCCCAGCTGATGGCCGTGATCGAGGGGCTGCAGCGGGAGCACCAGGGCGCCTTCCTCACCAACGAGCTCTTCTTTGATGCACAGAGGCTCCAGCGAGGTGGGGGTGGCGCCCATGGAGAAGGTCAGAGGTGCTACCTGGCCAAGGTGCAGTTGCAGGTTGCAAAGCAAAAGCAAGGCCTGAAAGAGGCCAAGAGAAACTGGGCCTTCAAGACAGTCTTCCGACTCAAAGCCTGGATCGCTGTGAATTATGAGCTTTGTGTTTGTATTGTTTGGTGcagtttactttttcttcttattctacTGATCATCCTGTACCAGCTTTAA
- the LOC122674450 gene encoding GTPase IMAP family member 5-like isoform X2 has protein sequence MEGFQQGGRESCTTGEGGESLNPGSSSLRIILVGKTGSGRSATGNSILCQPVFESKLASQSVTRKCQRATGTWNGRSILVVDTPPIFEAEAKAQDQEVYENIGACYLLSVPGPHVLLLVTQLGRFTEQDVVAVTRVKEVFGAGAERYMVVLFTHKEDLDGGSLDEYVANTDNLRLRSLVQKCGRRYCAFNNRASGDEQREQLAQLMAVIEGLQREHQGAFLTNELFFDAQRLQRGGGGAHGEGQRCYLAKVQLQVAKQKQGLKEAKRNWAFKTVFRLKAWIAVNYELCVCIVWCSLLFLLILLIILYQL, from the exons ATGGAAGGGTTTCAGCAGGGTGGAAGAGAGAGCTGCACCACAG gtgaaggaggagagagcTTAAATCCAGGATCATCTTCGTTGAGGATCATCCTGGTAGGGAAAACAGGCAGTGGGAGAAGTGCCACCGGGAACAGCATCCTCTGCCAGCCCGTGTTTGAGTCCAAGCTGGCGTCCCAGTCGGTGACCAGGAAGTGTCAGAGGGCAACAGGCACGTGGAATGGGAGGAGCATCCTGGTGGTGGACACGCCCCCCATCTTTGAGgccgaggccaaggcccaggatcAAGAGGTGTATGAGAATATCGGAGCCTGTTACCTGCTGTCGGTGCCAGGGCCCCACGTGCTGCTGCTAGTGACCCAGCTGGGGCGCTTCACTGAACAGGATGTGGTGGCCGTCACCAGGGTGAAGGAGGTCTTTGGGGCGGGAGCCGAGAGATACATGGTCGTCCTCTTCACCCACAAGGAGGACTTAGATGGCGGATCCTTGGATGAGTACGTGGCAAACACAGACAACCTCAGGCTAAGGAGCCTGGTCCAGAAGTGTGGGCGGAGGTACTGCGCCTTCAACAACCGGGCCTCCGGGGACGAGCAGAGAGAGCAGCTGGCCCAGCTGATGGCCGTGATCGAGGGGCTGCAGCGGGAGCACCAGGGCGCCTTCCTCACCAACGAGCTCTTCTTTGATGCACAGAGGCTCCAGCGAGGTGGGGGTGGCGCCCATGGAGAAGGTCAGAGGTGCTACCTGGCCAAGGTGCAGTTGCAGGTTGCAAAGCAAAAGCAAGGCCTGAAAGAGGCCAAGAGAAACTGGGCCTTCAAGACAGTCTTCCGACTCAAAGCCTGGATCGCTGTGAATTATGAGCTTTGTGTTTGTATTGTTTGGTGcagtttactttttcttcttattctacTGATCATCCTGTACCAGCTTTAA